Proteins from a genomic interval of Capsicum annuum cultivar UCD-10X-F1 chromosome 4, UCD10Xv1.1, whole genome shotgun sequence:
- the LOC107867964 gene encoding nitrate reductase [NADH]: MAASVENRQFSHLEPGLSGVSRSFKPRSDSPIRGCNFPPSNHELPFQKQPNMPMYYSSSEDEDDDDDKNEYLQMIKKGKTELEPSVHDTRDEGTADNWIERNFSLIRLTGKHPFNSEPPLARLMHHGFITPVPLHYVRNHGPVPKASWADWSVEVTGLVKRPMKFTMDQLVNDFPLREFPVTLVCAGNRRKEQNMVKQTIGFNWGAAAISTTVWGGVPLRVLLKRCGVYTKKKGALNVCFEGSDVLPGGGGSKYGTSIKKEFAMDPARDIIVAFMQNGEMLTPDHGFPVRMIIPGFIGGRMVKWLKRIVVTTQESDSYYHYKDNRVLPPHVDAELANAEAWWYKPEYIINELNINSVITTPCHEEILPINAWTTQRPYTLRGYAYSGGGKKVTRVEVTLDGGETWSVCTLDHPEKPTRYGKYWCWCFWSLEVEVLDLLSAKEIAVRAIDETLNTQPEKLIWNVMGMMNNCWFRVKMNVCKPHKGEIGIVFEHPTQPGNQSGGWMAKERHLEISAEAPPALKKSISTPFMNTASKMYSMSEVRKHNHSDSAWIIVHGHIYDATRFLKDHPGGVDSILINAGTDCTEEFDAIHSDKAKKLLEDFRIGELITTGYTSDSSPNSSVHGSSSISSFLAPIKELVQTPTRSVALIPREKIPCKLVDKQSISPDVRKFRFALPSEDQVLGLPVGKHIFLCATIDDKLCMRAYTPTSTVDEVGFFELVVKVYFKGVHPKFPHGGQMSQYLDSLPIGAFLDMKGPLGHIEYQGKGNFLIHGKQKFAKKLAMIAGGTGITPVYQVMQAILKDPEDDTEMYVVYANRTEDDILLKDELDAWAEQIPDRVKVWYVIQESTKEGWKYSTGFVTDAILREHIPGPSHTTLALACGPPPMIQFAINPNLEKMGYDIKDSLLVF; encoded by the exons ATGGCGGCATCTGTTGAAAATAGGCAGTTCAGTCACCTTGAACCGGGTTTATCTGGCGTTTCCCGGTCTTTCAAGCCCCGGTCTGATTCCCCGATTCGTGGTTGCAACTTCCCGCCGTCCAATCACGAACTCCCATTCCAAAAGCAACCGAATATGCCCATGTACTACTCGTCGAGTGAAGATGAGGATGATGACGACGACAAAAATGAATACCTTCAAATGATCAAAAAAGGTAAAACTGAATTAGAACCATCTGTTCATGACACAAGAGACGAAGGAACCGCTGATAATTGGATTGAAAGAAACTTTTCTTTAATTCGTCTTACTGGCAAACACCCATTTAACTCTGAACCGCCTTTGGCTCGGCTCATGCACCACGGTTTTATTACCCCGGTCCCACTTCATTATGTTCGCAACCACGGTCCGGTTCCCAAGGCCTCATGGGCTGACTGGAGTGTGGAAGTCACGGGACTAGTGAAACGCCCAATGAAGTTCACAATGGACCAGTTGGTTAACGATTTTCCCTTGAGAGAATTCCCCGTTACGCTTGTATGTGCTGGCAATAGAAGGAAAGAACAGAATATGGTTAAGCAAACTATCGGTTTCAACTGGGGTGCCGCTGCCATTTCAACTACTGTATGGGGCGGGGTACCCCTCCGCGTCTTGTTGAAACGATGTGGTGTTTACACCAAGAAAAAAGGGGCGCTTAACGTTTGTTTCGAAGGTTCTGATGTGTTGCCTGGAGGTGGTGGTTCAAAGTACGGTACAAGCATTAAGAAAGAATTCGCTATGGATCCAGCGAGAGATATTATCGTGGCTTTCATGCAGAATGGAGAAATGTTGACGCCGGACCACGGGTTTCCTGTAAGGATGATAATTCCAGGATTCATTGGTGGAAGAATGGTGAAATGGCTCAAGAGAATTGTTGTTACTACACAAGAATCAGATAGCTATTATCATTACAAAGATAATAGAGTTCTCCCTCCTCATGTTGACGCTGAACTTGCAAACGCTGAAG CATGGTGGTACAAGCCAGAATACATCATCAATGAGCTCAACATAAACTCTGTAATTACAACACCGTGCCATGAAGAAATTTTGCCAATTAATGCGTGGACTACCCAGCGACCTTACACGTTGAGGGGCTATGCTTATTCTG GTGGAGGTAAAAAGGTAACTCGAGTAGAAGTGACCTTGGATGGAGGAGAGACATGGAGTGTGTGCACACTAGATCACCCAGAGAAGCCAACAAGGTATGGCAAATACTGGTGCTGGTGCTTTTGGTCACTCGAGGTTGAGGTGCTCGACTTGCTTAGTGCCAAGGAAATTGCTGTACGAGCTATCGATGAAACCCTCAATACTCAACCCGAGAAGCTTATTTGGAACGTTATG GGAATGATGAACAATTGCTGGTTCCGAGTGAAGATGAATGTGTGCAAGCCTCACAAGGGAGAGATTGGAATAGTGTTCGAGCACCCGACCCAACCTGGAAACCAATCGGGTGGATGGATGGCAAAGGAGAGGCACTTGGAGATATCAGCAGAGGCTCCTCCAGCACTAAAGAAAAGCATTTCAACTCCATTCATGAACACAGCTTCAAAGATGTATTCCATGTCCGAGGTCAGGAAGCACAACCATTCTGACTCTGCTTGGATCATAGTCCATGGCCATATCTACGATGCCACACGTTTCTTGAAAGACCATCCTGGTGGTGTTGACAGCATCCTCATCAATGCTGGTACTGATTGCACTGAGGAATTTGATGCAATTCATTCTGATAAGGCCAAGAAGCTCTTGGAGGACTTTAGAATTGGTGAACTCATAACTACTGGTTACACCTCTGATTCCTCTCCAAACAGTTCTGTCCATGGATCTTCTTCCATCAGTAGCTTTCTAGCACCTATTAAGGAGCTTGTTCAAACACCAACAAGGAGTGTGGCCCTTATCCCAAGAGAGAAAATCCCTTGTAAACTCGTCGACAAGCAATCCATCTCCCCTGATGTTAGGAAATTCCGTTTTGCATTACCCTCTGAAGATCAAGTCTTGGGCTTGCCTGTTGGCAAACACATATTCCTCTGTGCCACAATTGATGATAAGCTCTGCATGCGCGCGTACACGCCTACTAGCACGGTCGATGAGGTGGGGTTCTTCGAATTGGTTGTCAAAGTATACTTCAAAGGGGTTCACCCTAAATTCCCTCATGGTGGGCAAATGTCACAGTATCTTGATTCTCTCCCAATAGGAGCATTTCTCGACATGAAAGGTCCATTAGGTCACATTGAATACCAAGGAAAGGGTAATTTCTTAATCCATGGCAAACAAAAGTTTGCCAAGAAGTTGGCAATGATAGCTGGTGGAACAGGGATAACTCCAGTGTATCAAGTGATGCAGGCAATCCTGAAAGATCCAGAAGACGACACGGAAATGTATGTGGTGTATGCTAACAGAACAGAGGATGATATTTTACTCAAGgatgaacttgatgcatgggcAGAGCAAATACCAGATAGAGTTAAAGTTTGGTATGTGATTCAAGAGTCTACAAAAGAAGGATGGAAGTACAGCACTGGCTTTGTTACAGATGCCATCCTAAGAGAACATATCCCAGGTCCATCTCACACAACACTAGCATTGGCTTGCGGACCACCTCCTATGATTCAATTTGCTATCAATCCTAACTTGGAGAAGATGGGCTATGACATTAAGGATTCCTTATTGGTCTTCTAA